A window of the Ogataea parapolymorpha DL-1 chromosome V, whole genome shotgun sequence genome harbors these coding sequences:
- a CDS encoding Protein required for ubiquinone (coenzyme Q) biosynthesis and respiratory growth has translation MLFRGSIGRACVRPVFAPTTAIRGFRSVYHVESPIIDDSKLENQILGRAYNKFVPTHGFTKQSVDLAIADLQLRPENLGGLFGIGLQVSDVVNELIMYHLKHTRASLSKYHDEAGKLATEGAKVRFYMQKRLLDNVPIIKYYHQALGRMILPTNLGTFLTELHNLSDDITYYSGDKSNDFAWYSKRFALSGAFVQSELFMLGDTTPDYSATISFMNDRVSDIDTLGYAYNSMEEWAIFNGISLVNLVRSQLARG, from the coding sequence atgCTTTTTAGAGGATCGATTGGACGGGCCTGTGTGCGGCCTGTTTTTGCGCCCACCACGGCGATTAGAGGTTTCCGGTCCGTGTACCATGTGGAGAGCCCGATTATAGACGACTCAAAACTCGAAAACCAGATTCTGGGCCGCGCATACAACAAGTTCGTCCCCACGCACGGCTTCACAAAGCAGTCTGTGGACCTGGCCATTGCTGATTTGCAATTGAGGCCAGAGAATCTCGGTGGGTTGTTTGGAATAGGGCTACAGGTTTCCGATGTGGTCAATGAGCTGATAATGTACCATCTAAAGCACACTAGAGCCAGTTTGAGCAAGTACCACGACGAGGCCGGCAAACTGGCCACTGAGGGAGCGAAAGTGCGGTTTTACATGCAGAAgaggctgctggacaacgtgCCGATTATCAAGTATTACCACCAGGCGCTCGGGCGGATGATTTTGCCAACAAATCTGGGCACCTTTCTGACAGAGCTACACAATCTTTCGGACGACATCACGTACTACTCTGGCGACAAATCGAACGATTTTGCGTGGTATTCCAAGCGGTTTGCTCTTTCAGGCGCGTTTGTGCAATCAGAGCTATTTATGCTGGGCGACACCACGCCCGACTATTCCGCCACCATCAGTTTCATGAACGATAGAGTGTCCGACATCGACACTCTTGGATATGCATACAATTCGATGGAGGAGTGGGCGATTTTCAACGGAATCAGTCTTGTCAACCTTGTCAGAAGTCAGTTGGCGCGGGGATGA
- a CDS encoding Prefoldin subunit 6 — MSTNLNMEDLSKQYTKLQAELTELVRARQKLETQFQENKIVKQEFDTLDDDAKIYKLVGPVLLPQDNAEANLNVDKRIEFISSDIKRVEEKIQQHQQDLSKLQGVIMSAQSA, encoded by the coding sequence ATGTCCACCAATCTCAATATGGAAGATCTGTCTAAACAGTACACCAAACTGCAGGCCGAGCTTACAGAGCTTGTGCGAGCCAGACAGAAGCTTGAGACGCAATTCCAGGAGAACAAGATCGTCAAACAGGAGTTCGACACccttgacgacgacgccaAAATCTACAAGCTTGTGGGACCTGTGTTGCTGCCGCAGGACAACGCAGAGGCCAATCTGAACGTCGACAAGAGAATTGAGTTTATTAGCAGCGACATCAAGCGTGTTGAGGAGaaaatccagcagcaccagcaagATCTCTCCAAATTACAAGGTGTAATAATGAGTGCTCAAAGCGCATGA
- a CDS encoding Nucleolar protein 56, with protein MAGLDYLLFEEATGYAIFKVKLQQDEIGSRLKEVQAACNDLAAFSKLVELVSFAPFQGAAQALENANEISEGLVSDYLKSVLELNIPKGSKKNKVALGISDKALGPSIKEVFPYIECYSNEVVQDLLRGIRVFGAKLLKGLQEGDLERAQLGLGHAYSRAKVKFSVQKNDNHIIQAIALLDQLDKDINTYSMRVKEWYGWHFPELAKICNDNHQYAQLVLYIKDKTSLTEDSLHDLAAIVNEDAGVAQQIIDAARISMGQDISEQDMANVLTFAERTVSISEYRKNLYRYLTDKMHTVAPNLSELIGEVVGARLISHAGSLTNLSKQAASTVQILGAEKALFRALKTKGNTPKYGLIYHSSFIGKASAKNKGRISRYLANKCSIASRIDNYSDEPNNVFGQILKKQVEQRLEFYDTGKSPMKNSEAIQEALELSGKTVGVADLIEEPKKEKKEKKEKKEKKDKKEKKEKKDKKRHAEDGDEDEKKKKKKKKSKD; from the coding sequence ATGGCAGGACTAGATTACCTTCTTTTTGAGGAGGCCACTGGATATGCCATTTTCAAGGTGAAACTTCAACAGGACGAGATCGGCTCGCGACTCAAGGAGGTCCAAGCCGCATGTAACGATTTGGCGGCCTTTTcgaagctggtggagctggtgtCGTTTGCTCCATTCCAGGGCGCTGCGCAAGCTCTGGAGAATGCCAACGAAATCAGTGAAGGTCTTGTCTCCGACTATCTGAAGTCTGTGCTCGAGCTAAACATCCCTAAGGGctccaagaagaacaaggtCGCTCTTGGTATTTCCGACAAGGCTCTGGGTCCTTCCATCAAGGAGGTGTTCCCATACATTGAATGCTACTCCAACGAGGTTGTGCAGGACCTTTTGAGAGGAATCcgtgtttttggagccaaatTGCTCAAGGGACTGCAAGAAGGCGATCTTGAGAGAGCACAGCTTGGTCTGGGCCACGCTTATTCCAGAGCCAAGGTCAAGTTCTCTGTCCAGAAGAACGACAACCACATTATCCAGGCAATTGCTCtgctcgaccagctggacaaggacATCAACACCTATTCGATGAGAGTCAAGGAGTGGTACGGCTGGCACTTCCCAGAGCTTGCCAAGATCTGTAACGACAACCACCAATAtgctcagctcgttttGTACATCAAGGACAAGACATCGCTGACTGAAGACAGTCTGCATGACCTGGCAGCCATTGTGAACGAGGACGCTGGTGTTGCGCAGCAGATCATCGACGCTGCGCGGATTTCGATGGGTCAGGACATCTCTGAGCAGGATATGGCCAACGTGCTCACTTTTGCAGAAAGAACGGTCTCCATTTCCGAATATCGCAAGAATCTGTACAGATACCTGACCGATAAGATGCACACTGTTGCGCCAAACCTGTCCGAGCTGATTGGAGAGGTTGTTGGAGCCAGACTCATTTCGCACGCCGGTTCGCTTACTAACTTGTCCAAACAGGCCGCTTCCACGGTGCAAATTCTGGGAGCAGAGAAGGCGTTGTTCAGAGCTCTGAAGACGAAGGGAAACACGCCTAAGTACGGTTTGATCTACCATTCTTCGTTTATCGGCAAGGCTTCTGCCAAGAACAAGGGAAGAATCTCCAGATACCTGGCCAACAAGTGCTCGATTGCTTCTCGAATAGATAATTATTCTGACGAGCCAAATAacgtttttggccaaattCTGAAGAAGCAGGTTGAGCAGAGACTTGAGTTCTATGACACGGGGAAGTCGCCAATGAAGAACTCGGAGGCCATCCAGGAGGCTCTTGAGCTTTCAGGCAAGACTGTTGGTGTGGCTGATCTGATTGAggagccaaagaaggagaagaaggagaaaaaggaaaagaaggaaaagaaagacaagaaggagaagaaggagaagaaagacaagaaGAGACACGCTGAGGACGgtgacgaggacgagaagaagaaaaagaagaagaagaagtcCAAAGACTGA